Part of the bacterium genome, CACGACTCCAAGAGGCGGAGCAGACGACACGGCCGGCGGCGTCCAGCCCGCCCAGACGCAGGGCGTACTCGCCGGGGGCGAGCGCAGGGAACGCGACCTCGGGCGCAGCAGGAGTCGCGGGTTGCTCGGCCACGGGCCGGTCGTTGTGCAGGAGCAGGACGCGGACGCGGATCGGCGGCGCGTCGGCCGGGAAGACTACGCGCACGCGCAGTTCGCGCGAGGACTGGATGTAGGGGATCGTGTACGAGCCCTTGAGGTCGGGCACGGTCAGCAGCAGCGGCGTCCGGGCGACGGCCTGCTCCGCCGGGGTGAGGGGCAACTCGATGGCCGCGGGCGCGGCCACCGCCGTCTGCCACACCAGCGCCACCAGCAGCGCCGTCAGGAGCAGGCTCAGCATCGGACACGCTCCGGCCCGTCGGGATACAGACGGCCGTACTCGGCGGGGTCCAGCGCCTGCGCAAGGCTCTCGCGCGTGCCGCGGACGTGGGCGCGCATGGCCGCTTCGGCGGCCGGGGCGTCATGGACCTCGATGGCGGCCATGATGTCAAGATGGGGATCGGCGGGAGCGGGGGCGAGGGCCGGCGGGGGGGCATCGTCACCGGCGGCGCTCGACCGCCGCACGAGGTACGCCAGCAGCATCAACGCCTCGGCGTGGCCGGCCCCGCCCAGGTAGTCGTTGCCGCCACCCCGGATGATCTGCCGGTGCAGGTCGAAGTCCAGCATCCGCACGCCGAGGGCGTCGCCCCGGGACCGCGCCTGCTCGACCTGGCGCCAGGTCTCGCGCAGGGCGGCTCGCTCCTGCTCTCCGGCCCGCAGGGCGAACAACCGGGCGGCCATGCCCTCCAGGCACTCGCGCACCTCATACACCTGGCACAGCTCACCCAGCGAGGGCCCCGCCACGCGTGCGCCGCGATGGGTGTCATGTTCCAGCAGGCGCAGGGTCGTGAGGCGCTGCAGGGCCTCGCGGACCGGAGTGCGACTGACCTGCAGTTCCTCGGCGAGTTGGACTTCGGTGAGGCGATCGCCGGGGCGCAAGTCCCCGGCGACCAGGCGGCGGAAGAGCGCCTCCGCGACATGGTCGGTGAGAGACAGGCGGGGTATGGGCGGGGGCGCGGCTGGCATGTTGCATACTGTATACAATCCACAACGCGGCGTCAAGTCCCCCCACGGCATCCGAGCAAAAGGGAGGTGGGGGCGGCTCGTGACGGGGGCTTCCGCCCCCGCCTAGACTGAGTCGGCCCTCCGGGCCTCAACGGCAACGGCACTCGCCGAGGCCGACAGGGGGGCACGTATGCGCCTACCGCCTGCCGCCTGCACCGATACGCTGTCGCCGTCAGCGCCGGAGGCGCGGCTCAACCTAGGCGGGCGCGGCAGCGCCCGTCCACCGCACCCCCTCCTCCCCATCCCCCGCGGGGCCCGTC contains:
- a CDS encoding GntR family transcriptional regulator, whose translation is MPAAPPPIPRLSLTDHVAEALFRRLVAGDLRPGDRLTEVQLAEELQVSRTPVREALQRLTTLRLLEHDTHRGARVAGPSLGELCQVYEVRECLEGMAARLFALRAGEQERAALRETWRQVEQARSRGDALGVRMLDFDLHRQIIRGGGNDYLGGAGHAEALMLLAYLVRRSSAAGDDAPPPALAPAPADPHLDIMAAIEVHDAPAAEAAMRAHVRGTRESLAQALDPAEYGRLYPDGPERVRC